From Paenibacillus sp. PvR098:
GTCGGCGGGCGCAATTACGGGGAGAACCAATATAACCGCGTGTTCGCGAATACACGGCAGCCGGGATCGTCTTTCAAGCCGATCGTGTATTTAACGGCTTTGAAGGAAAAGCAATTCTCGCCGGTCACCCGGTTCCTCAGCGAGCCGACCACGTTCACCTATGATCAAGGACGGCAAACTTATACGCCCAGCAATTTCGGTAACAAGTACTTGGATTGGATCGATTTGCGTACGGCTGTTGCCAAGTCCGATAATATTTTCGCAGTACACACGGCGCTGGAAACGGGACCCGACCGTGTCATTGAGATGGCACGCCGGATGGGCATCACAAGTCCGATGAAGCCAGTGCCGTCGCTGGCGCTCGGCACATTCCCCGTCAGCCCGTTCGAGATGGCGTCAGCCTTCGGCATCTTGGCCAACCAAGGCGTGCGCGTCGAGCCGACGGCAATCCTCCGCATTGAAGACCGGCGCGGACGCTTGCTCTATGAGGCTGCGCCGAAGCAGGAGGCGGTCATCGAGCCGGCTTACACGTACGTGCTGACAAAGCTGATGGAGAGCGTCTTCGACCAAGGCGGGACAGGAAGCCGCGTGTCACGTGTGCTGAAGCGCCCCGTGGCCGGGAAGACTGGCACGACGAACGCGGACGCGTGGCTTGTCGGCTACACGCCGGAGCTTTCCACTGCCGTATGGGTCGGCTACGATAAGGACCGCAACATCAGCTCGGTGGAATCGCACCTCGCAGCGCCAATCTTCGCCGAGTTCACGGAGCGGACGTTGGAGTCGGTGCCCCCGAAGCTGTTCCCGATCCCTGAAGGCATCGTGAATGTCTATATCGACCCGGCGACCGGCAAGCTCGCGAACGAGAGCTGCCCTGATTCGCGGCTGGAAGCATTCGTCCAAGGCACGGAACCAAAGGAATACTGCACGCAGCAGCCGGCACAGGACGACAGAGACGGAGGCACAACGCCAGGCAAAGGCAAACCGAACGGCTCATGGTGGGAGGACCTAAAGCATTGGTGGAACAGTTAGCGACAAGAACAGAGCCTTGGGAATGCGGATAGCGCGGATGTGTGTTTTGGTTGATGTGATTGATTGGTTGGTGCAGGTAAGTGGCAGTTGATGATGCGTGTATAGTGTGTATGCCATAGAAAGCAGGCTCAACACAGCCCATAAAACTGCCGAACCTCACCCTCACCTGTCTCAAATATCGTCTGCTTATGCTACAATGACGCTAATAAAGCAACAGACGTGCAGAGCAAAGGAGGCCCACGATGCCTACCATACACGATGAGATCCTTGATGCATTAAGGCATATAGAGCTAACCCATCAGGTTCGTGTGCTTTACGCCTGCGAGTCAGGCAGCCGCGCTTGGGGAGTTCCTTCTCGCGACAGCGATTATGACGTCAGATTCATCTATATTCATCCGTCCGACTGGTACTTATCCATCGACGAAGGCGGCGATGTGATCGAGCTGCCGGTTCATGATCGGCTCGACATCAGCGGGTGGGATATTCGCAAGGCGCTCCGGTTGTTCCGCAAGTCGAATCCGTCCATGCTGGAATGGCTGCAGTCCGATATCGTATATGCGGAAAGCGGCAGTGCCGCAGAACGCATTCGCAGCCTGATGCCAGCTGTATTTTCGCCGCGGACTTGCGTGCAGCATTATTTGAACATGGCCAGGAACAACTTCCGGACTGAGCTGCAGAAAGATGCGGTGAAAGTTAAATCATATTTTTATGTGCTTCGCCCGATTCTGGCTTGTCTGTGGATCGAACGATTGGGTACTGTGCCCCCCGCTTCATTATGTGCTTTACAGGAGGCGATCCTGCCCAAAGGCGAGCTGTCCCGCGAGATAGAACGCCTCACGACGCGGAAAATGGCGGGAGAAGAGCTCGACTTAGAGCCCGAAGCTAAACAGCTCCTTCACCATTTTATCCACTCGGAAATCGAGCGAATGCAAACGGCCTCCGAAACTTTCGGTAAAGCGGCAGCGGCAGATCCCACAACTCAGCTGGACATATTATTCCGGGAGCTGCTTCAGGAAAACGCACAACTGCGATGAATCTTATTTCCCTTTCTACATCAGCAGACTCTAGCTAAAGCTGAAAAAGAGGGGTATGAAGACACCCCTCTGAATCACACTTCTATGCTTATTTGCCGAGAAACGAATTTAGCATCCACACATGCTTTTCGAGACTGGCATGAATGCCGAGCAGCAGGTCGCCAGTCGTTTCATCCTTCTCTGATTCAGCCAGCTTCATACCTGTTTTCAATTCCCCTACGACGATTTCGAAATCATCAACGATCGATCTGACCATCTGTTCAGCGGTCTCTTGGCCTGTTGCATCCCCGACGGAGGCCTGTGCCAAGTAGCCCTTCATCGTAGCGACTGGCTGACCGCCCAGCGCCAACAGGCGTTCGGCAAGCACATCCACATGTGCTGCTGCTTCCGTATAGAGCTCTTCGAATTTGGCATGCAGGGTAAAAAATTGCTGCCCCTTAACATACCAATGATAATTATGAAGCTTAACGAACAAGACGGACCAATTGGCGATTTGTCTATTCAGCGTTTCATGTAAGGTTAGCTGCATAAAATGATTCCTCCCCTTCTCTTATTTATTTTTTTATTTAGTTTTTCGGAATAAATCCGCTGATGTCGATACCGAGTCCTTGCGCGAGTCTCATGCCGTACTCCCGGTCTGCGCGGAAGAAGTTGCACACGGCACGCAATTGAATATTTTCATCGGTTTGCTTCAAATCATTCACCAGATTGCTGATCAAATGATCGCGCTCCTGCTCGGAGAAGCTGCGGTAGCGTTCACCTGCCTGCGTAAAGTCATCGGTTTTGTCTATGCGCTGACGACCCGCTTCACCATGAAGCGGAGAGCGGCTCTCTACATACTCCGGAGCTTCCTTAGGGCTTTCCTCGAAGCTATTCGGTTCGTAGTTGACTGGGCTCGGATCCTGCTTCACATTCATCAAGCCATCTCTTTGATGATTTCGTACCGGAGCATATGGGCAATTGACCGGGATCTGCAAGTAATTGGCTCCAAGACGATAGCGCTGAGTATCCGGATAGGAGAACAGTCTGCCTTGGAGAAGCTTATCTTCCGACGGCTCGATACCGGGCACCAGAACGCTCGGCGCGAATGCGGACTGCTCCACCTCTGCAAAATAGTTTTGCGGATTCTGGTTCAACGTCATAGTGCCGACCTTGTTCAGAGGATACATATCCTCCGGCCATACTTTCGTCGGATCCAGCGGATCGAACGCAAAGCGGTCCACATGCTCGACCGGCATCATCTGCACATAAAGCTCCCACTGCGGAAAATTCCCTTTTTCAATGTTATCGAACAAATCACGGGTAGCGTGGTTAAAGTCGCCGCCCTGTACTTCACGCGCCTCGTCAGCCGACAAATTCACGACACCCTGTAGCGACTTCCATTGATATTTAACATAAACGACCTTACCTTCTGCATTCACCCACTTGAAGGCGTGAACACCAAAGCCGTCCATTTGCCGATAGTTCGCGGGAGTCCCGTTATCGGAGAACACCCAAGTCATCATATGTGTAGATTCAGGTGATAAGGTCATGAAATCCCAATACCTCGCCGGATCTTGAATGTTCTTGTCCGGGGCAGGCTTCAAGGAATGAACCATGTCCGGGAACTTAATCGCATCGCGGATAAAGAACACCGGCAGATGATTGCCTACCAAATCGTAATTGCCTTCCTCTGTGTAAAACTTAACGGAAAATCCACGGGGATCGCGGGCCGTTTCCGGTGACCCGGTACCATGGATAACTGTCGAGAATCTTACAAGCACCGGCGTCTCCTTTCCTGCCTCCTGCAGAAAGTGAGCCTTCGTGTACGGTTTCATGCTAGCTTCTGTCCGGAATACCCCGTGAGCTCCTGCACCGCGGGCATGAACAACACGCTCCGGAATACGTTCGCGGTCAAAGTGAGCAAGCTTCTCAAGTAAATGATAATCGTCCAGCAGTGCAGGTCCCCGTTGTCCAGCCGTTCTCGAGTTCTGATTATCCCCTACCGGTGCACCTTGATTTGTCGTCAGTTTGTTATTCATATCAAGCAACTCCTTATATTTAAATTTAGACTTAATTTAAATCTTGATATGATAATAACATGCTCAGATGGACAAATCATGATATTCAGATGAAGGTTAGATGAAGAAATGATGAAGTCAATTCTGCTTCTTACTCATCTGCCAGACGGTAACCAACACCTCTCACCGTAGAAATATACCGAGCAACACCAGCGGAATCGCCAAGTTTTTTCCTCAAGCTTTTCACATGAACATCCACTACGTTGCTACCGCCAAAATACAAGCTCCCCCATACCTGATTGAGAATGTCCTCCCGCGAAAGCACCGCGCCCTCCGATTGAAGGAGAAGCAGCAGCAGCTCATATTCCGTCTTCGTTAAATCAAGCCGTGCCTGGCCCCGATACGCAGACATTTTTCTGGAATCGATCGTCAAATCTTTATACGCAAACTGGCCGAAAGAAACGGCAGCTCCTGCTCCGACATCGGATTCCGGAGCTCCTTGGCTTATATGCCGTACGATCTCTGCTATGTCTTTTACAGGCCAGCTTATAAATTCAGCCGCTGATACCAATGCCTCTCCTGCCTCCGGTTCCCCATCCACCAAAAAAAGAAGGCGGGGCTGCCGATAGGGATGGGAGAATAATGAAATTGCATGCTGCGCGTCCCTCTCCACTTCTTGAGATGCCGTCAAATCATAGACGACCGAATTCACGGAAAGCTCCTTCATCATCTGGGGATCATAGCGGTGAAACACAAGAACGTCGAAACATTCCGAGGTCAGCCTTCCAATCAATTCGCCCAATCGATTCGGGAACGGACTAATCACAATCACTCTTTGCGTGCGGTCGCATACGCTCCCCGTAATACCCGGATTCCATGAATCCTCCTGCCGTAATCCGCTTTGGTTCGTATTCACAAGATTAGGGGATGGCTTTACGCCTTGAGCTGCGCGCATGTGCCGCACACCCCTTCAAACACGACATGGAAATAGTTGATGCTGTATTTCGTCTCCTTCTCCACCGCCGTAATCCATGCGGTCGGCGTCGGATTCAGCACTTCATCCACCCGCCCGCACTGTCTGCAGACGATATGATGATGATCATCCATTCTAGCATCATAACGGCTCGCCGTTTCCCCCAGCTTGAGCTCGCGAAGCAGTCCGACATCTGTCAAATACTTAAGCGAGTTATATACCGTGGCGTAGGCGAATTGCTGGCCCTGTAACCTAAGTCTCTCCATCACTTCCGCGGCCGTCGGATGACCGTCGTCATATTGAATCGCTTCAAGTACCGCTTTACGCTGCGCAGTTAAATTGATCTTATTCATAGGTCTCAATCCTTTATTTTAAATTTAGATTTAGTATAAATCTTATATGGGTATTGGTCAACCGGATGGCATACAAACATCTCTGGACTTTTCCTCAGGGAAAGTCATTTAACGGTTCCCCGGACAACACAAAAAGGCAGACCAATGGTCTGCCTTTTTGCTGTCCTAGTATATAGTGCATATACTAGGCACTAGTATACATCGTTATAGCAGGTCGTTCAATGACCGTCACATAATGTACAAAATTTACGAAAGCGCTTCTTTGAGTTCCGCTTCAGAGCGTTCCCACATACCGGGATCGTTCTCAATCATCAGCTTTTTAAGAGCAGCCTTCTCTTCTTCTCCAAGGTTATCGAGCATAATGCGGCGCTTTAATGCATAATCCATCCGATTCACATGGTCAGCGAGAACTTTCCACCCTTTGCGCGCCTCCGGATCTACCGTCATTTCGCAAGAAGTGACTCCGGCATAGTACTTGCCGTCCTCCTTAAAGTCCACCGCCACCCAAACGATCCAGCAAGGGCGGCCGTTAGGGACCTCATCC
This genomic window contains:
- a CDS encoding nucleotidyltransferase domain-containing protein; translation: MPTIHDEILDALRHIELTHQVRVLYACESGSRAWGVPSRDSDYDVRFIYIHPSDWYLSIDEGGDVIELPVHDRLDISGWDIRKALRLFRKSNPSMLEWLQSDIVYAESGSAAERIRSLMPAVFSPRTCVQHYLNMARNNFRTELQKDAVKVKSYFYVLRPILACLWIERLGTVPPASLCALQEAILPKGELSREIERLTTRKMAGEELDLEPEAKQLLHHFIHSEIERMQTASETFGKAAAADPTTQLDILFRELLQENAQLR
- a CDS encoding YwhD family protein — encoded protein: MEIGWCLVDINEKKKMPSLNIVSSKETKHRGFGQGSIDLSQLSCVIIDEGEAYLDLGALHAKSKVEKGIKFTTNKDEVPNGRPCWIVWVAVDFKEDGKYYAGVTSCEMTVDPEARKGWKVLADHVNRMDYALKRRIMLDNLGEEEKAALKKLMIENDPGMWERSEAELKEALS
- a CDS encoding response regulator transcription factor, giving the protein MRAAQGVKPSPNLVNTNQSGLRQEDSWNPGITGSVCDRTQRVIVISPFPNRLGELIGRLTSECFDVLVFHRYDPQMMKELSVNSVVYDLTASQEVERDAQHAISLFSHPYRQPRLLFLVDGEPEAGEALVSAAEFISWPVKDIAEIVRHISQGAPESDVGAGAAVSFGQFAYKDLTIDSRKMSAYRGQARLDLTKTEYELLLLLLQSEGAVLSREDILNQVWGSLYFGGSNVVDVHVKSLRKKLGDSAGVARYISTVRGVGYRLADE
- a CDS encoding Dps family protein, with amino-acid sequence MQLTLHETLNRQIANWSVLFVKLHNYHWYVKGQQFFTLHAKFEELYTEAAAHVDVLAERLLALGGQPVATMKGYLAQASVGDATGQETAEQMVRSIVDDFEIVVGELKTGMKLAESEKDETTGDLLLGIHASLEKHVWMLNSFLGK
- a CDS encoding transcriptional repressor, which encodes MNKINLTAQRKAVLEAIQYDDGHPTAAEVMERLRLQGQQFAYATVYNSLKYLTDVGLLRELKLGETASRYDARMDDHHHIVCRQCGRVDEVLNPTPTAWITAVEKETKYSINYFHVVFEGVCGTCAQLKA
- a CDS encoding catalase, which encodes MNNKLTTNQGAPVGDNQNSRTAGQRGPALLDDYHLLEKLAHFDRERIPERVVHARGAGAHGVFRTEASMKPYTKAHFLQEAGKETPVLVRFSTVIHGTGSPETARDPRGFSVKFYTEEGNYDLVGNHLPVFFIRDAIKFPDMVHSLKPAPDKNIQDPARYWDFMTLSPESTHMMTWVFSDNGTPANYRQMDGFGVHAFKWVNAEGKVVYVKYQWKSLQGVVNLSADEAREVQGGDFNHATRDLFDNIEKGNFPQWELYVQMMPVEHVDRFAFDPLDPTKVWPEDMYPLNKVGTMTLNQNPQNYFAEVEQSAFAPSVLVPGIEPSEDKLLQGRLFSYPDTQRYRLGANYLQIPVNCPYAPVRNHQRDGLMNVKQDPSPVNYEPNSFEESPKEAPEYVESRSPLHGEAGRQRIDKTDDFTQAGERYRSFSEQERDHLISNLVNDLKQTDENIQLRAVCNFFRADREYGMRLAQGLGIDISGFIPKN